From Vreelandella neptunia, the proteins below share one genomic window:
- the msrA gene encoding peptide-methionine (S)-S-oxide reductase MsrA: MIRLSPLRPFTLGVLVAAGLASPSLQAQPSQAQPSQDQPSQQQSSAEATFAGGCFWCMEPPYDDQPGVSATISGYIGGELENPSYEDITRGNTGHAEVVKVEYDSEQISYAQLLEIFWRNIDPFAVDRQFCDVGDQYRSAIFYHDEAQRELAEASKAEMEARFDREIATQIVPATKFWPAEEYHQDYYQKNPVRYKFYRYSCGRDGRLEEVWGEEAGGPSFE, encoded by the coding sequence ATGATCCGTCTGTCCCCTCTTCGTCCATTCACGCTTGGCGTATTGGTGGCCGCTGGCCTAGCCAGCCCTTCGCTTCAAGCCCAACCCTCCCAAGCGCAGCCCTCTCAAGACCAGCCCTCGCAACAACAGAGCAGTGCGGAAGCGACCTTTGCCGGTGGCTGTTTCTGGTGTATGGAACCGCCGTACGATGACCAACCCGGCGTCAGTGCGACTATTTCCGGCTATATCGGCGGCGAGCTTGAGAACCCCAGCTACGAAGATATCACCCGAGGTAACACGGGCCACGCCGAGGTAGTCAAGGTCGAGTACGATTCTGAGCAAATCAGCTACGCGCAGCTCTTAGAAATCTTCTGGCGCAACATCGACCCCTTTGCGGTCGACCGTCAGTTCTGTGATGTGGGCGATCAATACCGCTCGGCGATCTTCTATCACGACGAAGCCCAGCGGGAACTGGCCGAAGCCTCGAAAGCCGAAATGGAAGCGCGCTTTGACCGGGAGATCGCCACCCAAATAGTACCAGCCACCAAGTTCTGGCCTGCTGAGGAGTACCACCAGGACTATTATCAAAAGAACCCCGTGCGCTATAAGTTCTACCGCTACAGCTGTGGTCGCGACGGGCGCCTGGAAGAAGTGTGGGGCGAAGAAGCCGGAGGGCCTTCGTTTGAGTAG
- a CDS encoding NAD-dependent succinate-semialdehyde dehydrogenase: MSNSIKTINPTNGETLETYTLMSSAEAKQVVDACYEAFLDWRLESLESRAKTVKAIGQAMQTHKEELADLMVKEMGKLPSQARQEVDLCTGICDYTAEHGPKKLADEERQPGNGERGFVTYSPMGVIYGIQPWNFPAYQVVRYSIANIMAGNGVLLKHAENVTGSGLLLEKIYREAGLPENVFRTLVISHDVSDEVIAHSAVRGVTLTGSDGAGRKVAGKAAEHLKKTVLELGSNDAYLVLDDADMDVAIDTCVQGRVYNGGQTCVAAKRFVVTEKNYETFKKRYVERMQSLKAGDPTQEDSDLGPMARMDLRDDLHDQVEESVRKGAKILCGGEKPSGKGAFYPVTVLDNVTPGQPAYDDELFGPVAALIRAKDDEDAMRIANDSRYGLGGGIISKDVKHATELASKYFDTGMVFINGFGVATPEMPFGGVKNSGYGREHGGFGMHEFVNAKSVIVVQE, translated from the coding sequence ATGAGCAACAGCATCAAGACGATCAATCCCACCAATGGTGAAACCCTCGAAACCTATACGCTAATGAGCAGCGCGGAAGCCAAGCAGGTAGTCGACGCCTGCTACGAGGCGTTTCTCGATTGGCGCTTAGAGTCCCTGGAAAGCCGCGCTAAAACGGTTAAAGCCATTGGCCAAGCGATGCAAACGCATAAAGAAGAGCTTGCCGACCTGATGGTCAAAGAGATGGGCAAACTGCCTTCTCAGGCCCGCCAGGAAGTCGATCTTTGCACAGGCATCTGTGACTACACCGCTGAACATGGCCCCAAAAAGCTAGCCGACGAAGAGCGTCAGCCTGGCAATGGCGAACGCGGTTTTGTGACCTACTCACCGATGGGTGTGATCTACGGCATTCAGCCCTGGAACTTCCCTGCATATCAGGTAGTACGCTACTCCATCGCCAATATTATGGCGGGTAACGGCGTGCTGCTAAAACACGCTGAAAACGTGACTGGCAGCGGCCTACTGCTAGAAAAAATCTACCGCGAAGCGGGCCTCCCGGAAAACGTCTTCCGTACACTGGTGATCTCTCACGATGTTTCTGATGAGGTGATTGCTCATTCTGCGGTACGTGGGGTAACCCTAACGGGTAGTGATGGCGCAGGTCGCAAAGTCGCTGGCAAAGCGGCCGAGCACCTTAAAAAGACCGTGCTTGAGCTGGGCTCTAACGATGCCTACCTAGTGCTCGATGACGCCGACATGGATGTCGCCATCGACACCTGCGTACAGGGGCGCGTCTACAACGGCGGTCAAACCTGCGTCGCGGCCAAGCGTTTTGTGGTCACTGAAAAGAACTATGAAACGTTTAAAAAGCGCTATGTAGAACGTATGCAGTCGCTTAAAGCGGGTGACCCGACCCAAGAAGACAGCGATCTGGGCCCCATGGCTCGCATGGATCTGCGCGATGATCTCCACGACCAAGTGGAAGAGAGTGTGCGCAAAGGCGCGAAGATTCTCTGCGGTGGCGAAAAGCCATCCGGTAAAGGCGCGTTTTACCCGGTCACCGTGCTGGATAACGTGACTCCCGGCCAGCCCGCTTACGACGACGAGCTGTTTGGCCCCGTCGCTGCACTAATTCGTGCCAAAGATGACGAAGATGCCATGCGCATTGCCAACGACAGCCGTTACGGCCTGGGCGGCGGCATCATATCTAAAGATGTGAAACACGCCACCGAGCTTGCCAGCAAGTACTTTGATACCGGCATGGTGTTTATCAATGGCTTTGGCGTTGCAACCCCGGAAATGCCTTTCGGCGGCGTTAAAAACTCCGGTTACGGTCGCGAGCACGGCGGCTTCGGCATGCACGAGTTCGTCAATGCCAAGTCGGTGATTGTCGTTCAAGAGTAA
- a CDS encoding phosphatidylglycerophosphatase A family protein — MLDTVNFWLATGFGLGLAPMAPGTFGSLLGIPLAWWLLSRPLVQQGTIMAALLLLAVPVCHVAAWHYAGLDHGSIVADEYVAFPLAVIGLAGARHPAVIALAFVVYRFFDGLKPPPIHLAEYVHGGFGIVLDDVIAALVTWVVIAIVLKLWLRRTSDQQLNS, encoded by the coding sequence ATGCTGGATACGGTTAATTTTTGGCTAGCTACCGGCTTTGGCCTGGGGCTAGCGCCGATGGCGCCGGGTACCTTTGGCTCGCTGCTGGGCATCCCTCTGGCGTGGTGGTTGTTGAGCCGCCCGCTGGTACAGCAGGGCACCATTATGGCAGCTCTGCTGCTACTTGCCGTGCCGGTTTGCCACGTTGCCGCCTGGCACTATGCCGGGTTGGATCACGGCAGTATCGTTGCCGATGAATATGTAGCGTTTCCGCTGGCGGTAATCGGGTTAGCCGGCGCGCGCCACCCAGCGGTGATAGCGCTGGCATTTGTTGTCTATCGTTTTTTCGATGGATTGAAGCCTCCGCCGATTCACCTGGCAGAGTATGTTCATGGCGGTTTTGGCATTGTTTTGGATGATGTTATTGCGGCGTTGGTGACCTGGGTGGTGATTGCTATTGTGCTGAAACTTTGGCTGCGTCGAACCTCTGACCAACAGTTGAATTCGTAA
- a CDS encoding tellurite resistance TerB family protein — MNASKILQQLMQQAGGSQKGGSGSGVDVKGMLSGLSKQLGSGSSGQGGGSSSGFDVKSLLGGGAMGMLVGSKRGRSMGGKALKYGAIAGVGVLAWKAWQSSQAAKNGNAQQNTAQNSPEGERVEVLSGEYQERRSLELLQAMIMAARADGHIDEQEQALITEQIDALGADQEMHNWVEQQLKAPLDAQALAREADSPQAAREMYLISVAVTDDQNPMERAWLDQLGSALNLPKEMTDELERQAQQAG, encoded by the coding sequence ATGAACGCAAGCAAAATTTTACAGCAGCTGATGCAGCAAGCTGGCGGAAGTCAGAAGGGCGGCAGTGGCAGTGGTGTTGATGTTAAAGGCATGCTGAGCGGGCTCTCTAAGCAGCTAGGCAGTGGCAGCAGCGGTCAAGGTGGCGGCTCCTCCAGTGGCTTCGATGTTAAGAGCCTGCTCGGTGGCGGCGCCATGGGCATGTTGGTCGGCTCCAAACGCGGCCGCAGCATGGGCGGTAAAGCGCTGAAATACGGCGCCATTGCTGGGGTGGGCGTGCTGGCGTGGAAAGCGTGGCAGAGCTCCCAGGCGGCAAAAAATGGCAATGCCCAGCAAAATACGGCCCAGAATTCGCCAGAGGGCGAGCGAGTAGAAGTGCTTAGCGGTGAGTATCAGGAGCGCCGCAGCCTGGAGTTACTGCAGGCGATGATTATGGCTGCCCGGGCCGATGGCCATATTGATGAGCAGGAGCAGGCGCTGATTACCGAGCAGATTGATGCCCTGGGTGCCGACCAGGAGATGCATAACTGGGTGGAGCAGCAGCTAAAAGCACCGCTGGATGCTCAGGCGCTGGCCCGCGAAGCGGACTCCCCTCAAGCAGCCCGGGAAATGTACCTGATCAGCGTGGCCGTGACCGATGATCAAAACCCCATGGAGCGCGCTTGGCTTGATCAGTTGGGCAGTGCGCTTAACTTGCCCAAAGAGATGACTGACGAACTTGAGCGTCAAGCGCAGCAGGCGGGTTAA
- a CDS encoding AAA family ATPase, whose translation MTPLTLTMQAFGPFAGSETIDFTALGRSPLFLINGPTGAGKSSILDAICFALYGQTTGNERDPAQMRCDQADASLLTEVMLDFRLRGVDYRVRRVPQQERPKARGEGTTTHNAEAQLWRLKGGGEVDSCLVARKVNDATAELQTLIGLDANQFRQVMVLPQGKFRELLLAGSKEREVIFSQLFQTQIFQRIEERLRTQANQIERAVSDHRQHISGILAGGELESEAALAQELEALTPQVDQARQRFETAQQQRRSAEKQRDEALALQRQFEARDRLAADKARHLEQRAHIESTQERLAQSTHAQALRPHRAALDQAQQALTTAEADQRQAQAELATQRTHAEQAQQALEVARQRQAELPTLRERHRQLGEFIHKSQQLSELQARFQTAQASWQQADSALKRDEAQLDSIRQQGEAIGVNLERLQTEYQQLASAPAELSRHNDLLTQRQELDELTRQAHELTRQQQQATEALNRQQSEAERAQRHATEQEMRWHQGQAALLALTLEQDVPCPVCGSLEHPAPAVDSANVVSQAQVEEARMAQEQARQARQGAERHHHQLTQQINYNTEQAQRLAQQLGEWASQPLAELQNACEGLRRQVQRRESVEREISQQNTAREALRREWGALDKQLKTQRPEVEKAKEEALRLESQRDQLSQSLPEDARDPEAMRRTLTELEHQIAQLEKAWESAQQMLSTSQTQLARAEEQLRGANERIERSEQTLKQVQTEWQTALQASPFGDEAAFQAAQLDDAQRQELTRQVEVYQRRLAELEGALENYQAQLAEKTPPNMAALNSLAELAQVEENAQLEAWRGLDGRLSTLRGIRQKLATAHTAQAELEAQYQLWGTLSEVANGRTGHRISLQRFVLGVLLDDVLIQASERLVRMSRGRYQLVRREDPSKGNRASGLELDVADTYTGKNRSVATLSGGESFMAALSLALGLSDVVQAYAGGIQLDTLFIDEGFGSLDQDALDQAIAMLSELQMGGRMIGVISHVSELKEQMPVRIDVRASRQGSSVEVKGALL comes from the coding sequence ATGACACCGCTAACCCTCACCATGCAGGCGTTCGGGCCTTTTGCGGGCAGTGAGACCATCGACTTCACCGCCCTGGGCAGAAGCCCACTGTTTTTGATTAATGGCCCTACCGGCGCCGGTAAAAGCTCGATTCTCGATGCCATCTGTTTTGCGCTTTACGGCCAAACCACGGGCAATGAACGCGACCCGGCGCAGATGCGCTGCGACCAGGCTGATGCTTCGCTGCTAACGGAAGTGATGCTGGATTTTCGCCTGCGCGGCGTGGATTACCGGGTTCGCCGGGTGCCCCAGCAGGAGCGCCCCAAGGCCCGCGGCGAAGGCACGACCACCCATAATGCTGAAGCCCAGCTGTGGCGCTTGAAGGGCGGAGGCGAGGTAGACAGCTGTTTGGTTGCGCGTAAGGTCAACGATGCCACCGCCGAGCTGCAAACCCTGATCGGCCTGGATGCCAACCAGTTTCGCCAGGTGATGGTGCTACCCCAGGGTAAGTTCCGCGAACTGCTGCTGGCAGGCTCCAAAGAGCGCGAAGTGATTTTTTCCCAGCTGTTTCAAACCCAGATTTTTCAGCGCATCGAAGAGCGTCTGCGAACCCAGGCCAATCAAATCGAGCGGGCAGTGAGTGATCATCGCCAGCATATCAGTGGCATCCTCGCCGGGGGCGAGCTTGAGAGCGAAGCCGCGTTAGCGCAAGAGCTTGAAGCGCTGACACCCCAGGTAGACCAAGCGCGGCAACGCTTTGAAACCGCGCAGCAGCAGCGCCGTAGCGCCGAAAAACAGCGCGATGAGGCGCTGGCGCTGCAGCGTCAATTTGAGGCCCGCGATCGGCTGGCGGCGGATAAAGCCCGCCATCTTGAGCAGCGCGCTCACATAGAAAGTACTCAGGAGCGTTTAGCGCAAAGCACCCACGCCCAGGCGCTGCGCCCCCATAGAGCGGCCCTAGACCAAGCACAGCAGGCGCTAACCACCGCCGAGGCCGATCAGCGACAGGCGCAAGCCGAATTAGCCACTCAACGTACTCACGCCGAACAGGCGCAGCAGGCGTTAGAAGTAGCACGCCAGCGTCAGGCAGAGCTCCCCACGCTCCGTGAACGGCATCGCCAATTGGGCGAATTTATTCATAAAAGCCAGCAATTAAGCGAGTTGCAGGCGCGTTTTCAAACGGCGCAGGCCTCCTGGCAACAAGCCGATAGTGCGCTCAAGCGTGATGAGGCGCAGCTAGATAGCATTCGTCAGCAGGGCGAAGCGATCGGCGTTAATCTGGAGCGCTTACAAACAGAGTATCAGCAGCTGGCCAGTGCCCCCGCTGAGCTAAGCCGCCATAACGACCTGCTGACCCAGCGCCAAGAGCTGGATGAACTCACCCGGCAAGCGCATGAGTTAACCAGGCAACAGCAGCAGGCGACGGAGGCACTCAACCGCCAGCAAAGCGAAGCAGAGCGCGCGCAACGCCACGCCACTGAGCAGGAGATGCGCTGGCACCAGGGGCAGGCCGCGCTGTTAGCGCTTACTCTTGAACAGGATGTGCCCTGCCCTGTGTGTGGCAGCCTGGAGCATCCAGCCCCAGCGGTTGATAGTGCCAACGTGGTCAGTCAGGCGCAGGTTGAAGAAGCCAGGATGGCGCAAGAGCAGGCCCGCCAAGCACGTCAGGGTGCCGAACGTCATCACCATCAGCTCACTCAGCAGATTAACTACAATACAGAACAGGCCCAGCGGCTTGCCCAACAGTTGGGCGAGTGGGCTAGTCAACCGCTGGCTGAGCTGCAAAATGCCTGCGAAGGCTTGCGCCGCCAAGTGCAGCGCCGGGAAAGCGTTGAACGTGAGATTAGCCAGCAGAACACCGCTCGCGAAGCGCTGCGCCGTGAGTGGGGCGCGCTGGATAAGCAGCTTAAAACCCAGCGTCCCGAGGTGGAGAAGGCGAAGGAGGAGGCGTTGCGCCTGGAGAGTCAGCGCGATCAGCTGAGCCAATCGCTGCCTGAAGATGCTCGCGACCCTGAGGCAATGCGCCGAACCCTCACTGAGCTTGAACACCAGATCGCACAGCTCGAAAAAGCCTGGGAGAGCGCCCAGCAGATGCTCTCGACCAGCCAAACACAACTAGCGCGGGCGGAAGAGCAGTTACGCGGCGCGAACGAGCGAATCGAACGTAGTGAGCAGACGCTAAAGCAGGTGCAAACAGAGTGGCAAACTGCCCTGCAGGCTAGCCCCTTTGGTGATGAGGCGGCGTTTCAGGCTGCGCAGTTGGATGATGCTCAGCGGCAAGAGTTGACTCGCCAAGTAGAGGTGTACCAACGCCGCCTGGCCGAGCTTGAGGGTGCGCTGGAGAACTACCAAGCCCAGCTTGCGGAAAAAACGCCGCCAAATATGGCCGCGCTGAACAGCCTAGCCGAGTTGGCCCAGGTCGAAGAGAACGCCCAGCTAGAGGCGTGGCGAGGACTCGATGGAAGGCTGTCCACACTGCGAGGCATTCGTCAAAAGCTTGCGACTGCCCACACGGCGCAGGCAGAGCTCGAAGCCCAGTATCAGTTGTGGGGCACGCTCAGTGAGGTTGCTAACGGCCGTACGGGGCACCGTATTAGCCTGCAGCGTTTTGTGCTGGGTGTGCTGCTGGATGACGTATTGATTCAAGCCTCCGAGCGGTTGGTGCGCATGAGCCGCGGGCGATATCAGTTGGTACGCCGGGAAGATCCCTCCAAAGGTAACAGAGCCTCTGGGCTGGAGCTTGATGTGGCCGACACCTACACCGGCAAGAATCGTTCGGTAGCGACACTCTCAGGCGGGGAGTCGTTTATGGCCGCGCTCTCGCTGGCGCTAGGGCTCTCGGATGTAGTACAGGCATACGCTGGCGGGATTCAACTGGATACGCTATTTATCGACGAGGGCTTTGGCAGCCTGGATCAGGATGCGCTCGACCAAGCCATTGCCATGCTTAGCGAGCTGCAAATGGGCGGACGCATGATCGGGGTGATCTCCCATGTCAGCGAACTCAAAGAGCAAATGCCAGTCCGTATAGACGTGCGTGCCAGCCGGCAGGGGAGCTCAGTGGAAGTAAAGGGTGCACTTCTTTAA
- a CDS encoding exonuclease SbcCD subunit D, producing MRLLHTADWHLGRLFHNLSLLDDQRHVLDQLIEIIDRENVDAVLIAGDIYDRSVPPAAAVTLLDEVLHALCEERKLPVIMISGNHDGAERLRFGARHLRQAGLHILSDLADFATPVTLAIKGVEVDVFGIPYADPEHVRSQFNVEVRDFDGAHRYLVERIEEQRHPTRPCILMSHCFVDGGSASDSERPLTLGGAESVAWEPMESFDYVALGHLHGPQYRGGEHIRYSGSLLKYSFSEASQRKGVTLVDLDASGVTQIEQIPLIPSREVRVLEGGIDALIAQGRTDANADDYLLVRLTDRHAILDPMGKLREVYPNVLHLEKPGMLDARGNQQLDRERLKFSALDMFSDFFAQTSGEPMTDQQTEAISELIGELSRDEEAQG from the coding sequence ATGCGTCTACTTCACACCGCCGATTGGCACCTGGGGCGGCTGTTCCACAACCTTTCGTTGCTGGATGACCAGCGCCATGTGCTCGACCAACTTATCGAGATTATCGACCGGGAAAACGTCGATGCGGTGCTGATCGCGGGCGATATCTACGACCGTTCGGTGCCGCCTGCGGCGGCGGTAACGCTGTTGGATGAGGTACTCCATGCGCTCTGCGAGGAGCGCAAGCTGCCGGTGATCATGATCTCGGGCAACCACGACGGCGCCGAGCGGCTTCGTTTCGGCGCGCGTCACCTACGCCAGGCCGGGCTGCATATCCTTTCTGACTTAGCTGATTTTGCCACCCCCGTCACGCTGGCGATTAAGGGCGTTGAAGTCGATGTGTTTGGCATTCCCTACGCCGACCCTGAGCATGTGCGCAGCCAGTTTAACGTTGAGGTACGCGATTTTGACGGCGCCCACCGCTACCTGGTCGAGCGCATCGAAGAGCAGCGTCACCCTACACGCCCCTGCATATTGATGAGCCACTGCTTTGTGGATGGTGGCAGCGCCTCGGACTCTGAACGCCCGCTGACCCTGGGCGGCGCCGAAAGCGTCGCTTGGGAGCCTATGGAAAGCTTTGATTACGTCGCGCTTGGCCACCTTCACGGCCCCCAGTACCGCGGTGGCGAGCATATTCGCTACAGCGGCTCGCTGCTCAAGTACAGCTTTTCCGAAGCCAGCCAGCGCAAAGGCGTGACGCTGGTGGATCTTGATGCGAGCGGCGTCACCCAGATCGAGCAGATCCCCCTCATTCCCAGTCGCGAAGTACGCGTACTGGAGGGCGGGATCGATGCGTTAATTGCCCAGGGGCGAACGGACGCGAATGCCGATGACTACCTGCTGGTGCGGTTAACTGATCGCCACGCCATTCTCGACCCCATGGGCAAGTTGCGCGAGGTGTATCCCAACGTGCTGCATCTCGAAAAGCCCGGGATGCTGGATGCCCGCGGTAATCAGCAGCTTGACCGAGAGCGGCTGAAGTTCAGCGCACTGGATATGTTCAGTGACTTTTTCGCCCAAACCAGCGGTGAGCCCATGACTGACCAACAAACCGAGGCGATAAGCGAACTGATAGGCGAGCTTAGCCGTGACGAAGAGGCTCAGGGATGA
- a CDS encoding DASS family sodium-coupled anion symporter, which translates to MHKTALMTVWDQLWHSHYQAKNLLMCALPTGGAANAAASNTKRNPSPQPKPPAYTTPQKIGLLLGPLLFAFVVMFFHPEDLSFEGRMVLATTLWVAVWWITEAIPIPATSLLPIVLLPITGALDGNTVTAAYGNPIIFLFLGGFMIALAMERWDLHKRIALSIIAVLGTSINSIVFGFMAATGFLSMWVSNTASVMMMLPIGTAIVYQVSQELAKSDGDHSAEIDKFSKALIFGIGYGGTIGGLGTLIGTPPNIILAAIVNELFGIEISFAGWLMFAFPVVLVLLFSTWLLLTRVFFRINFSHLPGGRELINKEKDALGNTSFEEKAVLAVFLFAAFMWITRSFLWQGQIINIPGINDTMIAIVAALLLFLIPSKNKGGCLLGWDVAKDVPWGILLLFGGGLAIAAGFGSSGLAEWIGGQMSVLEGVNFLLVILLATGMVLFLTEITSNTATATMILPVLASLALALDIHPFVLMVPAAMAANCAFMLPVGTPPNAIIFATGKITILEMVRTGFWINIIAMLLIVAAVYFMLPLMWGVDLTSYPDAFRR; encoded by the coding sequence ATGCATAAAACTGCCCTGATGACGGTATGGGATCAGCTATGGCACTCCCACTACCAAGCCAAAAATCTATTGATGTGCGCGCTGCCGACGGGCGGGGCCGCTAACGCCGCGGCTTCGAATACCAAGCGTAACCCTTCCCCTCAACCTAAGCCGCCTGCCTATACCACGCCGCAGAAGATTGGCCTGCTGCTTGGCCCACTGCTGTTCGCCTTTGTGGTGATGTTCTTTCACCCTGAAGACTTAAGCTTTGAAGGGCGCATGGTGCTCGCCACCACTCTGTGGGTGGCCGTATGGTGGATCACCGAAGCTATTCCTATCCCCGCGACTTCGTTGCTGCCCATTGTGCTACTACCGATTACCGGCGCGTTGGATGGCAATACCGTCACGGCCGCCTACGGTAACCCAATTATTTTCCTGTTTCTGGGCGGTTTTATGATCGCGCTGGCAATGGAAAGGTGGGATCTCCACAAGCGTATCGCGCTGTCGATTATCGCCGTGCTGGGCACCAGTATTAATAGCATCGTGTTTGGTTTTATGGCCGCGACCGGCTTTTTGTCCATGTGGGTCTCCAACACAGCGTCGGTGATGATGATGCTGCCGATTGGTACCGCTATCGTCTACCAGGTGAGCCAAGAGCTGGCAAAAAGTGACGGCGACCACAGTGCCGAAATCGATAAGTTCAGCAAAGCGCTGATTTTTGGTATCGGTTACGGCGGTACCATTGGGGGATTGGGCACGCTAATCGGTACCCCACCGAATATCATTCTTGCTGCGATTGTGAATGAACTGTTTGGCATCGAGATCTCCTTTGCCGGTTGGCTCATGTTTGCTTTTCCCGTCGTGCTGGTGTTGCTGTTTAGCACCTGGCTACTACTAACGCGGGTATTTTTCCGCATTAATTTTAGTCACCTGCCGGGCGGGCGAGAGCTGATTAACAAAGAAAAAGATGCCTTGGGTAACACTAGTTTCGAAGAGAAAGCGGTACTGGCGGTGTTTTTGTTTGCGGCCTTTATGTGGATCACCCGCTCGTTCTTGTGGCAGGGGCAGATCATCAATATCCCCGGTATCAATGACACCATGATCGCGATCGTCGCTGCGCTGCTGCTGTTTTTGATCCCCTCCAAAAACAAAGGCGGCTGCCTGCTGGGCTGGGACGTGGCGAAAGATGTGCCTTGGGGCATTCTGCTGCTGTTCGGGGGTGGTTTGGCGATTGCCGCAGGCTTTGGCTCTTCCGGCCTGGCGGAGTGGATCGGCGGGCAAATGAGCGTGCTGGAAGGCGTCAACTTTTTGCTAGTAATCTTGCTGGCGACCGGCATGGTGCTGTTCCTGACTGAAATCACCTCGAATACCGCAACGGCCACCATGATTCTGCCGGTGCTGGCGTCACTGGCACTGGCGCTGGATATCCATCCTTTTGTACTGATGGTTCCAGCCGCGATGGCTGCTAACTGTGCCTTTATGCTGCCTGTAGGTACCCCGCCTAACGCGATTATCTTCGCTACAGGTAAGATCACAATTTTAGAGATGGTGCGTACCGGCTTCTGGATCAACATCATTGCAATGCTGCTGATTGTGGCAGCGGTATATTTCATGCTGCCACTTATGTGGGGGGTTGACCTCACCAGCTACCCTGACGCCTTCCGTCGTTAG
- the sstT gene encoding serine/threonine transporter SstT: protein MIATARTVFRPLIRLGLIPQILIGIVAGVLLALFAPNIASDVALLGQLFIAALQAVAPILVFVLVAAAISAHQKGQPTHIRPVLVLYVVGTLIAALIAVAASFVFPTELTLDLGQVDGNPPGDIFSVLRDLLLNAVANPVSALMEANFIAILAWAIGLGMTLRQASDTTRQALSDLSAAITRIVTLVIRLAPLGIFGLVAGTLAESGVAALLNYAQLLGVIVGCILFVALVSNPLLVYFTTRQNPYPLVFTCLRGSAITAFFTRSSAANIPVNLELCRRLKLDPDTYSISIPLGATINMSGAAITITVITLATTHTLGISVDFPTALLLCVVSALAACGVSGVAGGSLMLIPMAANLFGIPTEVAMQAVAIGFVISVVQDSTETALNSSTDVLFTAAACQSQEAKRA, encoded by the coding sequence ATGATCGCCACCGCCCGCACCGTTTTCCGGCCACTTATACGGCTGGGTCTTATCCCGCAAATTTTAATCGGTATCGTTGCCGGGGTATTGCTCGCCCTGTTTGCGCCAAACATTGCAAGCGATGTGGCCCTGCTTGGCCAGCTCTTTATCGCTGCTTTGCAGGCGGTGGCGCCCATTTTGGTGTTTGTACTGGTAGCCGCAGCGATCTCAGCTCATCAGAAAGGCCAACCCACCCACATTCGCCCCGTGCTGGTGCTCTATGTGGTAGGTACACTGATCGCCGCGCTGATTGCGGTGGCAGCCAGCTTCGTGTTTCCCACGGAGCTTACGTTAGATTTGGGGCAAGTTGACGGCAACCCGCCCGGGGATATTTTTAGCGTTCTACGCGACCTGCTGTTGAATGCGGTGGCTAACCCGGTTAGTGCACTCATGGAGGCTAACTTTATCGCTATTTTGGCCTGGGCTATCGGCCTTGGTATGACCCTGCGCCAAGCTAGCGATACCACCCGCCAAGCATTGAGCGATTTATCTGCAGCGATCACCCGCATTGTGACACTGGTGATTCGTTTAGCGCCGCTGGGTATCTTTGGTTTAGTGGCAGGCACGCTGGCAGAATCCGGCGTTGCGGCGTTGCTCAACTACGCCCAACTGCTGGGTGTGATTGTGGGCTGCATTCTGTTTGTCGCGCTAGTGAGCAACCCGCTGCTGGTTTACTTCACCACCCGGCAAAACCCTTATCCCCTGGTGTTTACGTGCCTGCGCGGCAGCGCGATTACCGCCTTTTTTACCCGTAGCTCGGCTGCGAATATCCCGGTGAACCTGGAGCTTTGCCGCCGCCTGAAGCTCGACCCTGACACCTACTCCATTTCCATTCCGCTAGGCGCGACGATCAATATGAGTGGTGCGGCCATCACCATTACCGTGATCACTCTGGCGACCACTCATACGCTGGGCATTAGCGTCGACTTCCCCACGGCGCTGCTACTGTGCGTGGTTTCAGCGCTGGCGGCCTGCGGCGTTTCAGGCGTGGCGGGCGGCTCACTGATGCTGATTCCCATGGCCGCCAACCTGTTCGGTATTCCCACGGAAGTGGCCATGCAGGCGGTGGCGATTGGCTTTGTGATCAGCGTGGTACAGGACTCCACCGAAACCGCCCTCAACTCCTCTACCGATGTGCTGTTCACTGCTGCCGCTTGCCAGTCGCAAGAGGCGAAGCGCGCTTAA